The genomic window TCGGCGGCCTCGTCGGCGACATAGCGGGTGTTCAACGGCACCAACGCCGCACCGACATAGTGCGCGGCGAGCGCCGCGACCACCCAGTGGTGGGTGTTCGGCGCCCACATCGCGACTCGATCGCCCGCTTGCACGCCGCGGGCGATCAGCGCCCGCGCCACCTCCTGCACCGCCGCCAGCAGTTGCGTCCAGTCCAGCCGGACCGCGCCGTCGGCGAGGGCGGGGGCGGCGCCGAAGGTGCGCGCGGCGTGCTGCAGTGCCAGCGGTGTCGTCTGTGCAGGGGTTGTCACGGTTGTCCTTACCGTCTGTGGCGGGCACTTATGCAAGCGCCCTACAAAGCAAGTGCTTGGTAGGTTATCCTACCGGCGTGGGTGCGATCCAGACCTCAGAATCCGACACCGTCGCGGCCGGCGGGCGGTTTTCCGCGACGCAAGACGCGCAATTCGCCGCCGAAGTGCGCGAGTGGCTGGCGGAGAACCTGAACGGCGAATTCCGCGACCTGCGCGGTCTCGGTGGGCCTGGCCGGGAACACGAGGCATTCGACGAGCGCCTTGCCTGGGACCGGCACTTGGCCGCCGCGGGCTGGACCTGTCTCGGCTGGCCCACGGAGTACGGCGGCCGCGAGGCGACCGTGCGCCAGCAGGTGATCTTCCATGAGGAGTACGCGAAAGCGAACGCGCCGGCCCGAGTTTCGCACGTAGGTGAGGAACTGCTCGGCCCGACCGTGCTCGCCTTCGGCACGCAGGCGCAGAAGGACCGCTTCTTGCCCGGCATCCGCACGGTGAGCGAGCTGTGGTGCCAAGGCTATTCGGAACCGGGCGCGGGCTCGGACCTGGCCGCGATCACCACCGCGGCGCACCTCGACGGCGACGAATGGTCGATCAACGGCCAGAAGATCTGGACCTCGCTGGCCCACGTCGCCGACTGGTGCTTCGTCATCGCACGCACCGAGCGCGGCTCGACCAGGCACAAGGGCCTGTCCTACCTGCTGGTCCCGATGAAACAGCCGGGCATCGACGTCCGCCCGATCATCCAGCTCACCGGGACCTCGGAGTTCAACGAGGTCTTCTTCGACAACGCGCGCACCGCAGCGGATCTGGTGATCGGCGCGCCGGGCGACGGCTGGCGGATCGCCATGGGCACGCTGACCTTCGAGCGCGGCATCTCCACCCTCGGCCAGCAGATCAGGTTCGCCAGGGAACTGGCCGATGTCGAGGCGCTGGCCCGCCGGACCGGCGCCGCCGACGACCCGCTGATCGCCGACCGGATCGACCGCGCCTGGGTCGGACTGCGGGTGCTGCGCGCGCATGCCATCCGCACCATGGAGGGTGCGGGCGTGGACGACGGGGGACAGGCCTCGGTCGCGAAACTGTTGTGGGCCAACTGGCATCGCGGTCTCGGCGAACTGGCGATGGCCGTGCTCGGCCCGTCGGGTCTGGTGGCCGACGCGGACGATTTGAACGAATGGCAGCGGCTGTATCTGTTCACCCGCGCCGACACCATCTACGGAGGTTCGAACGAAGTGCAGCGCAACATCATCGCCGAACGCGTGCTCGGCCTACCGCGGGAGGCGCGGCCATGAGTGAGCGAGCCGATCTGTCTGTTGCGCCGCAGCCGATTCCCGGGCACGGCCTGCTGACCGGACGTGCCGCCGTCATCACCGCGGCCGCGGGCACCGGCATCGGCTCGGCCACCGCGCGCAGGCTGCTCGCCGAGGGCGCCGACGTGGTCGTTTCCGATTGGCACGAGCGGCGTTTGGCCGAGACGGCGACCGAACTCGCGGCCGAATTCCCGGACCGCAAGATCGGCTCGATCGTCTGCGACGTGCAGAGCACCGAACAGGTCAACGCATTGGTGCGCGGCGCGGCCGACGCAATCGGCCGGATCGACATCATGGTCAACAACGCCGGTCTCGGCGGCGAGACGCCGGTGGTCGACATGACCGACGAGCAGTGGGACCGCGTTCTCGACATCACCCTCAACGGCACCTTCCGCTGCACCCGCGCCGCCCTCGGTTACTTCCGCGACGCGGGCCACGGTGGCGTGATCGTCAACAACGCCAGCGTGCTCGGCTGGCGCGCGCAGCACGGCCAGGCGCACTACGCCGCGGCCAAGGCGGGCGTGATGGCGCTGACCCGGTGCAGTGCCGTCGAGGCCGCCGAACTCGGCGTGCGGATCAACGCGGTGGCCCCGAGCATCGCCAGGCACGCCTTTTTGGACAAGGTCAGCTCGACCGAACTGCTCGACCGGCTGTCCGAGCGGGAGGCATTCGGCCGGGCCGCCGAGCCGTGGGAGGTCGCCGCCACCATCGCCATGCTGGCCAGTGATTACACCTCGTATCTGACCGGCGAGGTGGTCTCGGTCAGCAGTCAACGCGCCTGAGGCGGTTCGGTTTACCGGGACCACGCCGAACCGTCGCGCCAGAGTGCGATCGCCATCCAGCATCCCGCATATATCGAGCAAATGGGCGGCTGATCAGGTAGAAAAGGCCGCGCCAGATATCGCCGGGGTGTGCCATGCTGGGTGACATCGGATCCCGCACTCTCCAAAGGGGCGATAGCTATGGGCCTGGATAGCCCAGCTGCCCGCGAACAACTGGAACTCGAATTGGTGCGCGAAGTCGTGCTGGCCCGGCGCAGACTGGACAGCATGGTGCTCGCCGCGCTGACGCTCGGCGCCGAACTGATCGAGCACACCTCCGAATGCGCGACCGCGATGCGCGCCGCCCAAATTCTCGAGCAGTACGCCGTCGACGAGCGCGAGGTCGCGCGTGACCCACGCGCCGCGCTACGTGCCGATATGGCGCGAGATCGGGCGCGAGCCAAGCAGATCGGGCTCGGTTCGGATTGCCAGGAGACCGAGCAGGACCGGCGCCGACATCGGCAGACCGCCCTGCTGTGCGAGGTGCGGGCGGACCTGCTCGACGTGGTGGCGAAATGCCGGAAGTTCCGCTTCGACCGCGTCGCCTTCGACGAAGAGATCGCCCAGGGCCTGTGCGCCGCCACCGACAAGCTGGTGATCGGCGCGGACATGGACACCTACCAGGCGTGGCAGCGCGGCATGGTGCTCAAGCTGAAGGAAGAGCCGGTGGCTTACGGCCCGCCGCGGGTGATGGCGACGGTGGATGCCGGGCCCGGCCGCGGTCAGCTCACCGTCGAATGGGACAGCTGCGAAAGACGTCTTGCCTTGGTGGCGCGGATGGCCAGAGCCGGCGTCGCCCCCGTGGTGATCTGTGACCGGCTGCTAGCCGACCTATCCATGTCCTCGCCGCTGCGATATTCGGTCCGCTGAGCAGCTGAAGCAGGACATACCACCTGCGGCCCTGTACCAAGCAAATGCTTGGTTGTATTATGGCCGATGTGACCACACCCGACGCTTCGAAATCAGCACGGCGCAATGAACTGCTCACGCTGGCGGCGGAACTCTTCGCCGAGCGAGGCCTGCGCGCCACCACCGTGCGCGATATCGCCGACGCGGCCGGGATCCTATCGGGGAGCCTCTATCACCACTTCGATTCCAAGGAGTCGATGGTGGACGAGATCCTGCGCGGCTTCCTCGACGATCTGTTCGGGCACTACCGCGAGATCGTCGCCGCCGGGCTCAGCTCGCGAGACACCTTGGAGGCCTTGGTGATCGCGTCGTACCAGTCGTTCGATCGGCACCACGCGGCGGTGGCCATCTACCAGGCCGAGGCCAAACGGCTGCGCACCGCCGAGCGGTTCACCTACATCGCCGACTACAACCGCGAATTCCGCGAGCTCTGGCACCGCGTACTGACCAACGGCGTGACCGACGGCAGCTTCCGGCCCGAAATCGACGTCGAACTGGCCTACCGGTTCCTGCGCGACACCGTGTGGGTCGCGGTGCGCTGGTACCAGCCCGGCGGCCCGATCACCGTAGACAACCTCGCCAAGCAGTACCTGACCATCGTGCTCGACGGGCTCACCGTGTCCGAACAGCGCACCACGTAGGAGTTCTTCGATGTCAGTACCAGCCACACCCCGCCGCCCGTACGCCCCGCTGCGGGACGCCTACGTGATCGATGCGGTGCGCACCCCGGTCGGCAAGCGCGGCGGCGCGCTGGCCGCCGTGCACCCCGCCGACCTCGGCGCCGCCGCGCTGCGCGGACTGCTGGACCGCAGCCCGATCGATCCCGGCAATGTCGATGACGTGATCATCGGCTGCGTCGACAATGTCGGTCCGCAGGCCGGAAACGTCGGCCGCACCGCGTGGTTGGCCGCCGGATACCCGGAAGCGGTGCCCGGCGTCACCGTCGACCGGCAGTGTGGATCCAGCCAGCAGGCCATCAATTTCGGGGCGCAGGCCATCATGAGCGGCACGGCCGAGGTGATCGTGGCGGGCGGGCTGCAGAACATGAGCGCCATCCCGATCTCCGCCGCCATGTACGCGGGCAAGGAGTACGGATTCGACTCACCGTTCGTCGGTTCCGCGGGCTGGGATCATCGCTACGGCACCGCCGAGGTCACCCAATTCCACGCCGCCCAGCTGATCGCGGAGAAGTGGCGGATCAGCCGGGAAGACATGGAGCGCTGGGCATTGCGCAGCCACGAGCGGGCGCGCGATGCCATCAAGAACGGCCGCTTCGATCGGGAGATCGTTCCGGTCGGTGACTTCTGGATCGATCAGGGACCGCGCGAGACCAGCCTGGCGAAGATGGCGTCGCTGCCCCCGCTCGCCGAGGGCAGCCCCCTGACCGCGGCCGTGGCCAGTCAGATATCCGACGGCGCGAGCGCCACCTTGCTCGCCTCCGAATGGGCCGTCGAGGCATACGGTTTGACGCCGCGAGCGCGCATCCATCACGTGAGCGCGCGTGGCGCCGATCCGATCTTCATGCTCACCGCGCCGATCCCGGCGACCAAGTGGGCGCTCGAAAAGACCGGTCTCACCATCGATGACATCGACGTGGTGGAAATCAATGAGGCCTTCGCCCCCGTCGTGCTCGCCTGGCTGAAGGAGACCGGCGCGGACCCGGAGCGGGTCAACGTCAACGGCGGCGCCATCGCGCTCGGCCACCCGCTCGGCGCCACCGGCGCAAAGCTTTTCGCCTCGCTGCTGAACGAACTCGAGCGGATCAACGGCCGTTACGGTCTGCTCACCATCTGCGAGGGCGGCGGCACGGCCAACGTCACCATCATCGAGCGTCTCGGCAGCTGAGTAGCGCAAACGCGAAATGCCCCGCTCCCTGGATGGAGCGGGGCATCAGCCTTGGTGTTCAGAGCACCTTCCGCAGCTCCTCGATGCGGGTTATCGCGTCGGTGACGATGCGGTCGATGAGTTCCTGGCAGCTGGGCAGGTCCTCGATGATGCCGGTGACCTGACCCGCGGCGAGCACCCCCGCCTGGGTGTTGCCCTCGACCAGACCGGCGCGCAACAGCATCGGCGTGTTGGCCGCCATGACGACCTGAGACCACGTGAGGCCCTTGGTCTTTCGCATGGCCAGCCCGTCGCGGACCAGGGTGGACCACTTCATGCCGGTCATGCTCTTGAACTTGGCGGCATTGGCCACCGCCGCGGCGAGACCGCGGGCCCGGCCCGAATGCTCCAGCCGCTGCACCAGTTCGGTGTTCAGCACCCGATGCGGCATGCCGTCGACCTTGGTGGAGACCACGGTGTCCTGCAACTGCCTGCGCAGGTACTCCTGCTTGACGGCCTCGGGCACGGTGCTCTCCTTGGTGAGCAGAAACCGGGTGCCCATCGCGACACCCGCCGCCCCGTAGGCCAGCGCCGCGGCTAAGCCCCGGCCGTCGAAAAAGCCGCCCGCGGCGACCACGGGGATATCGACCGCGTCCAGTACCGACGGCAGCAGCAGGGTGGTGGCCACCGGGCCGGTGTGCCCGCCGCCCTCGCCGCCCTGCACGATGACCGCGTCGGCGCCCCAGGACGCCACCTTCACCGCGTGCTTGGCCGCGCCGATCGATGGAATCACCACCACGCCAGCATCCTTCAGCTTTGCGATGAGATCCTGCTTGGGCGCGAGCGCGAACGACGCGACCGCCACCTTCTCGCGGATCAACAGGTCGATGCGTTCAGGAGCGTCGGACGCGTCGGCGCGGATGTTCACACCGAACGGTTTGCTGGTGTGCGCCTTGGTCTTAGCGATCGCCGCTGCCAGCTCCGCGTAGGTCATGGTGGCCGACGCCAGAATGCCCAGCCCGCCCGCCTCTGCGGTGGCGACGACCAGGCTCGGGCCCGCCACCCAGCCCATTCCGGTCTGCACGATGGGGTGTTCGACACCGACGAGATCGGTCAGCGGGGTGCGCAGCCGGGCGGTCATGACGGCACCTCCGTTTCCCGAATCTTCTTGGGATCGAGCACTTCCCGAATAAGTCGCAGTTCCTCGGCGGTGGGTAGCCGGGTTTCCGGCGCATCGGCGAGTCCGTCGATCTCGAACGCGGTGTTCTCGGCCACCTCGGCGGCGGTAACGCCGGGGTGCAGGCTGCGGGCGCGCATGGTGTGGCCGGGGCCCTCGAAATCGAAGACGCCCAGGTTGGTCACCACCCGGTGCAGGTGGTGGAACCGGAACGCCGGGTTGGCCGGATCCACCTTGTCGTAGCCGACACCCGAGACGATGTCGACCCGGTCGGTGAACACCCGGTTGGTGTGCCGCGAAACCCAATAGCTGGTGGCGTGATTGATCGTGTTACCCGGCGCGCCACGTACCCCGAACATCTGCCGGGTCGGCTGTTGTAGCGCACCGAACGCGGAAAGATTCTGATTGCCGTACCGGTCGATCTGGTTGGCGCCCATCACCACGTGCCGCCGGCCGGAGGCCACGACATCGAACACCCGCCGGAACGGAATCCAACCCTCGATCGGGCCTTTGCCGCCCAGCGGGGGCGTCTCGGCGAAGAACAGCGCCTCGCCGTCGGAGAGCAGCAGATCCGGTTCGGTGGTCAGCTTGGCCAAGCGCGCACCGATGATCGACATCGGCGACATCGGGCTCGCCATGATTTCGCCCGCGCCACTGAAGATCTCCGCGCAGGCGACGGCGCACACCTCGGCCCGGGTAATGGTTTCGGTACTGTGCCCGCCCGTCGCTGTCATTTCTGCGCCTCCTCTGCGAACTCGCGAACAGCGGCCTGGTACTCGTCTTCGGAAACGGCCAGATACTTGTCCACGAACTCCTGCCAAGTCTGCGGGCTTTTCGCCGACTGCACGTAGTGCTTCTGAAACTTCTCGTCCCGGCCGTAGCTGTCCCCGGCCAGCGTGAAGTGGGCTCCGCCGGGCGCCTCGACAACGCCGTCCACCATCATCCGGTTGAGCAGCAGCGATTGCAGGGGAACGGTTTTCACCAACTCGTCGGTCTCGACGATTCGCTCCACCGACACGTACCGGCGCTCGGCCGCCAGGCAGTACAGGTCATCGAAATAGGGGTCGACACCGGTGTAAGCGGCATTGCCGTGCCGGTCGCCGATATTCAGATGCACCAGCGCGGCATCGAGCTTCAACGCGGGCATCGCGATCAGCGTTTCCGTCCGCCCCTCGGCATCGGGGTAAGGCGAAGTGACCGTGCGCAGTTCGCCGTCCCAGAAATTCGGCACATCCGAGCCGAGCCCCGCCCGGATCGGCAGGAACGGTAACCGGGCCGCGGCCGCCTCCAGCCCGCACTTGAGCATGCCCTCGTCCATCTCGCGCGCCACCAGCGCACCGGAGGTACGCGCGTGCGCGAACCACGGGTCGTAGAACGGCGGCGAATCCAGTGATACGAACCCGTAGTAGGCCTTGCTCACCTTGCCTGCCGAGCACAGCAACCCGAGGTCCGGCCCGCCATAACTGACCACCGTCAGATCGCTGAGGTCCGACCGCAGGATGGCCCGTACCAGCGCCATCGGCTTGCGCCGCGACCCCCAGCCGCCGATGCCGATGGTCATTCCGCTGCGCAACTCGCCGACGACCTCGTCCAGCGACATTCGCTTGTCTCGCATGACTTCTGATCCCTGTCTAATTGGCGGCGTTCCCGGTCCCTCCGTGGTTACGCAAGCTGCCGCCTCCGGGCCTGCGCTCACGCCGCCGTTACTACTCGGCCTTACGCGCCGCCAGATCGTCGTCGAACCGGGCGCGGATCTCGTCGGCGACACCGGCGAGGTTGAGTTCGAAGGTGAATCCCTGTTCGTACCGGTAGCTGCGGTGCACGTCCTGCGGGTCGATGCCGTTGAGGGCCCGCTTCGCCGCGCGGATCACCCGGCCGTCCTTGGCGGCGATGTTCTTGGCGACTTCCATTGCGGCGGCGTCGAGTTCGGCCCGCGGCACCACCTGATACACCGAGCCGAAGTGCTGTAACTGCTGCGCGGTGATGGTGCTCGCGGTGTAGAACAGCGCCCGCATCAGGTGCTGCGGCACCAGCCGGGACAGGTGGGTGGCCGCGCCGAGCGCGCCGCGATCGACCTCCGGCAGGCCGAAAGTGGCGTCGTCCGAGGCGATCACCACGTCCGCGTTGCCGACCAGGCCGATGCCGCCGCCGAGGCAGAACCCCTGGACCACCGCGATCACCGGCACCGGGCAGTCGTATACCGCCGCGAATGCCTCGAAGCAGCCATGATTCGCGTCGATCAGCGCCTGATGGCCCGGCTTGCTCTGGATCTCCTTGATGTCCACGCCCGCGTTGAAACCGCGATTCTCGGCGCGCAGCACCACGACTCGCGTCTCCTTGTCCCGCCCCGCCGCGCGGATCGCGTCCGCGATATCGAACCAGCCGTCGGTCGGTATGGCGTTGACCGGCGGATAGTCGACCGTGACCACGGTGATACCGGTGGATTCGGAGTGACGGTTGATCCCCATCGCCTATCCCTTCGTGATGGCCCCAGCCCGATCGTGATCAATCCGGCTCGGCATAAGCCCAGCGTTGGCAAAGCAAGCAGTTGCTTGGTAGGTTAGCACGGTGGCACTCGAAATCGATCTGGCCGACCGCGTCGTTCTGGTGACCGGCGGCGTGCGCGGGGTGGGGGCCGGGGTGAGCAGGGCATTCCTCGCGGCGGGGGCGACCGTGATCGCGTGTGCCCGGCGGCCCGCCGACGCACCGATCGAGGTGAACGGCCGTGCCATCGAATTCCTGTCCTGTGATATTCGCGACGCCGACGCGGTGCGGGCGTTGATCGAAACGGTCGTCGAACGCCACGGCCGCCTCGACCACCTCGTCAACAACGCGGGCGGCGCACCGTTCGCCCTGGCGGCCACCGCGAGCAAGAATTTTCACGCCAAGATCGTCGAGCTGAATCTGCTTGCGCCGTTACTGGTTTCGCAAGCGGCCAATGCGGTGATGCAGCGACAGCCGGACGGCGGCTCGATCGTCAACATCTCCAGCGTCAGCGGTCACCGGCCGTCGCCCGGTACCGCCGCCTACGGCGCCGCCAAGGCCGGGATGGACAGCCTGACCGCCTCGCTGGCCGTGGAATGGGCACCCAAGGTCCGGGTCAACTCCCTCGTCGTCGGCCCGGTCGACACCGAGCTGAGCCAGCTGCACTACGGCGACCAGGACGGCGTCGACGCAGTGGGCGAGACGATCCCGCTCGGGAGGATGGCCCACCCGGACGACATCGGCCGCTGCGCCGCCTTCCTGGCCTCCCCGCTGGCATCCTACGTCAGCGGCGCCTCGCTGCTGGTGCACGGCGGTGGCGAGCGGCCCGCCTTCCTGGCCGCGTCCACCGCGGCCGCCGGGCAGCAGTCCTGAACACACCGGACACACACGAAGAGGACACAGGTATGGATTCCGAGCAGATCTGCGCAGGCCGCGTCGTCATCGTCACCGGCGCGGGCCGTGGCATCGGCCGCGCGCACGCGCTCGCCTTCGCCGCGGCCGGGGCCAAGGTGGTGGTCAACGACCTCGGTTCGGCGCTCGACGGCGCGGCGACCGCCGAGACCCCCGCGGCACAGGTCGTCGCGGAGATCGAGGCACTCGGCGGCACGGCCGTGGCCAACGGCGACGACGTCGCGGATTGGCAAGGCGGCCAACGGCTTATCCGCCAGGCCGTGGACACCTTCGGCGGGCTGGACGTGCTGGTCAACAATGCCGGTTTCGTGCGCGACCGGATGCTGGTCAACCTCGGTGAGGAGGAATGGGACGCGGTGATCCGCGTGCACCTCAAGGGTCATTTCGTCACCATGCGGCACGCGATCGAATACTGGCGCGGCGAGTCCAAGGCCGGTCGTCCGGTCGATGGCCGCGTCATCAACACCAGTTCCGGCGCTGGTCTGCAAGGCAGCGTCGGCCAGGGCAACTACGGCGCGGCGAAGGCAGGTATTGCCGGACTTACGCTGACGGCGGCCGCGGAGTTCGCTCGCTACGGCGTCACGGTGAACGCCATCGCCCCCGCCGCCCGCACCAGGATGACCGAGACCGTCTTCGCCGACACCATGGCCCGGCCGGACGAGGGCTTCGACGCGATGGCCCCGGAGAACATCTCCCCACTCGTCGTCTGGCTCGGCAGCCCACAATCGGCCGCGGTCACCGGACGCATGTTCGAAGTCGAGGGCGGCAAGATCGCGCTGGCCGACGGATGGCGGCACGGCGTCGCGGTCGATCGCGGTGCCAGGTGGTCGCCGGGCGAGCTCGGCCCGGTGGTAGCTGACCTGGTAGCCAAGGGTATGCCGCCCGAGCCGGTGTACGGGGCCTGACCGGGCATCCGACCTTCTTCCTGCGCCGATAACGGACGGGGGTTAACATGGGCCCTTATCCGTTAAAAGTCCCGTGTGAGAGTCGCGACCGGGCAAGATCTGCGCTTTACAACTGAGGGGAAGGCTCGGCGCATGGCCATTGGTCGCACAATCCGTGTGGTTGCAGTAGCTGGGACTGTGGCCGGCTTTGCGCTACTCGGTCCTGTCGCGGCCGAGGCGCAGCCCGGAGGCGGCTGCCCGCAGTGTGCCGCGGACCCCGCTCCGCCGCCCTACGACACCGGAGAACCCTGGTATCCGCTGTCCGTCCCCGGGCAACGTTCAGACGTCAGCGCCGTGCCGACCAACCCCGCTATCGGCTCGGGTTCGGCGGCCGGTTCCGCCGCGGCGGGCTCGGCGGCCGCCGGAGGATCCGCTGCCGCAGGATCCACTGCGGGAGGTTCCGCCGCGGCCGGTGGTTCCGCCGCGGCGGGTTCGGCGGCCGCCGCTGGTTCGGCTGGGCTCGGTGCGCTCTTGGGTACCGGTTCCGCCGGGCTCGGGGTGACGCTCGGTACCGGCTCGGCCGGACTAGGCGTCGTCCTCGGCTCCGGTTCGGCCGCGCTCGGCCTCACCGGCTCCGCGGGAGCCGGTGCCCTGGCAACGGGTTCCGCCGCGGTGGGTTCCGCCGGGATCGGTGCCTTGGCAACGGGTTCCGCGGCGGTGGGATCCGCTGGGATCGGTGTCGGCGCAACGGGTTC from Nocardia iowensis includes these protein-coding regions:
- a CDS encoding SDR family oxidoreductase; this encodes MALEIDLADRVVLVTGGVRGVGAGVSRAFLAAGATVIACARRPADAPIEVNGRAIEFLSCDIRDADAVRALIETVVERHGRLDHLVNNAGGAPFALAATASKNFHAKIVELNLLAPLLVSQAANAVMQRQPDGGSIVNISSVSGHRPSPGTAAYGAAKAGMDSLTASLAVEWAPKVRVNSLVVGPVDTELSQLHYGDQDGVDAVGETIPLGRMAHPDDIGRCAAFLASPLASYVSGASLLVHGGGERPAFLAASTAAAGQQS
- a CDS encoding acyl-CoA dehydrogenase family protein; this translates as MQTSESDTVAAGGRFSATQDAQFAAEVREWLAENLNGEFRDLRGLGGPGREHEAFDERLAWDRHLAAAGWTCLGWPTEYGGREATVRQQVIFHEEYAKANAPARVSHVGEELLGPTVLAFGTQAQKDRFLPGIRTVSELWCQGYSEPGAGSDLAAITTAAHLDGDEWSINGQKIWTSLAHVADWCFVIARTERGSTRHKGLSYLLVPMKQPGIDVRPIIQLTGTSEFNEVFFDNARTAADLVIGAPGDGWRIAMGTLTFERGISTLGQQIRFARELADVEALARRTGAADDPLIADRIDRAWVGLRVLRAHAIRTMEGAGVDDGGQASVAKLLWANWHRGLGELAMAVLGPSGLVADADDLNEWQRLYLFTRADTIYGGSNEVQRNIIAERVLGLPREARP
- a CDS encoding acetyl-CoA C-acetyltransferase — translated: MSVPATPRRPYAPLRDAYVIDAVRTPVGKRGGALAAVHPADLGAAALRGLLDRSPIDPGNVDDVIIGCVDNVGPQAGNVGRTAWLAAGYPEAVPGVTVDRQCGSSQQAINFGAQAIMSGTAEVIVAGGLQNMSAIPISAAMYAGKEYGFDSPFVGSAGWDHRYGTAEVTQFHAAQLIAEKWRISREDMERWALRSHERARDAIKNGRFDREIVPVGDFWIDQGPRETSLAKMASLPPLAEGSPLTAAVASQISDGASATLLASEWAVEAYGLTPRARIHHVSARGADPIFMLTAPIPATKWALEKTGLTIDDIDVVEINEAFAPVVLAWLKETGADPERVNVNGGAIALGHPLGATGAKLFASLLNELERINGRYGLLTICEGGGTANVTIIERLGS
- a CDS encoding SDR family oxidoreductase, which produces MSERADLSVAPQPIPGHGLLTGRAAVITAAAGTGIGSATARRLLAEGADVVVSDWHERRLAETATELAAEFPDRKIGSIVCDVQSTEQVNALVRGAADAIGRIDIMVNNAGLGGETPVVDMTDEQWDRVLDITLNGTFRCTRAALGYFRDAGHGGVIVNNASVLGWRAQHGQAHYAAAKAGVMALTRCSAVEAAELGVRINAVAPSIARHAFLDKVSSTELLDRLSEREAFGRAAEPWEVAATIAMLASDYTSYLTGEVVSVSSQRA
- a CDS encoding CoA transferase subunit A, which gives rise to MRDKRMSLDEVVGELRSGMTIGIGGWGSRRKPMALVRAILRSDLSDLTVVSYGGPDLGLLCSAGKVSKAYYGFVSLDSPPFYDPWFAHARTSGALVAREMDEGMLKCGLEAAAARLPFLPIRAGLGSDVPNFWDGELRTVTSPYPDAEGRTETLIAMPALKLDAALVHLNIGDRHGNAAYTGVDPYFDDLYCLAAERRYVSVERIVETDELVKTVPLQSLLLNRMMVDGVVEAPGGAHFTLAGDSYGRDEKFQKHYVQSAKSPQTWQEFVDKYLAVSEDEYQAAVREFAEEAQK
- a CDS encoding CoA-transferase subunit beta, encoding MTATGGHSTETITRAEVCAVACAEIFSGAGEIMASPMSPMSIIGARLAKLTTEPDLLLSDGEALFFAETPPLGGKGPIEGWIPFRRVFDVVASGRRHVVMGANQIDRYGNQNLSAFGALQQPTRQMFGVRGAPGNTINHATSYWVSRHTNRVFTDRVDIVSGVGYDKVDPANPAFRFHHLHRVVTNLGVFDFEGPGHTMRARSLHPGVTAAEVAENTAFEIDGLADAPETRLPTAEELRLIREVLDPKKIRETEVPS
- a CDS encoding TetR/AcrR family transcriptional regulator translates to MADVTTPDASKSARRNELLTLAAELFAERGLRATTVRDIADAAGILSGSLYHHFDSKESMVDEILRGFLDDLFGHYREIVAAGLSSRDTLEALVIASYQSFDRHHAAVAIYQAEAKRLRTAERFTYIADYNREFRELWHRVLTNGVTDGSFRPEIDVELAYRFLRDTVWVAVRWYQPGGPITVDNLAKQYLTIVLDGLTVSEQRTT
- a CDS encoding NAD(P)H-dependent flavin oxidoreductase; the protein is MTARLRTPLTDLVGVEHPIVQTGMGWVAGPSLVVATAEAGGLGILASATMTYAELAAAIAKTKAHTSKPFGVNIRADASDAPERIDLLIREKVAVASFALAPKQDLIAKLKDAGVVVIPSIGAAKHAVKVASWGADAVIVQGGEGGGHTGPVATTLLLPSVLDAVDIPVVAAGGFFDGRGLAAALAYGAAGVAMGTRFLLTKESTVPEAVKQEYLRRQLQDTVVSTKVDGMPHRVLNTELVQRLEHSGRARGLAAAVANAAKFKSMTGMKWSTLVRDGLAMRKTKGLTWSQVVMAANTPMLLRAGLVEGNTQAGVLAAGQVTGIIEDLPSCQELIDRIVTDAITRIEELRKVL
- a CDS encoding enoyl-CoA hydratase family protein yields the protein MGINRHSESTGITVVTVDYPPVNAIPTDGWFDIADAIRAAGRDKETRVVVLRAENRGFNAGVDIKEIQSKPGHQALIDANHGCFEAFAAVYDCPVPVIAVVQGFCLGGGIGLVGNADVVIASDDATFGLPEVDRGALGAATHLSRLVPQHLMRALFYTASTITAQQLQHFGSVYQVVPRAELDAAAMEVAKNIAAKDGRVIRAAKRALNGIDPQDVHRSYRYEQGFTFELNLAGVADEIRARFDDDLAARKAE
- a CDS encoding SDR family oxidoreductase, producing MDSEQICAGRVVIVTGAGRGIGRAHALAFAAAGAKVVVNDLGSALDGAATAETPAAQVVAEIEALGGTAVANGDDVADWQGGQRLIRQAVDTFGGLDVLVNNAGFVRDRMLVNLGEEEWDAVIRVHLKGHFVTMRHAIEYWRGESKAGRPVDGRVINTSSGAGLQGSVGQGNYGAAKAGIAGLTLTAAAEFARYGVTVNAIAPAARTRMTETVFADTMARPDEGFDAMAPENISPLVVWLGSPQSAAVTGRMFEVEGGKIALADGWRHGVAVDRGARWSPGELGPVVADLVAKGMPPEPVYGA